From the Devosia sp. FJ2-5-3 genome, the window TATGAGGCCACGGGCAAGGAAGATTATCTCATCAAGGCCGAGCGCATCGCCCAGCGCATCATTCGCGACAATGCGGTGCCTCTGGGGCATCGGGTGGCTGAGCATTTCGACGAGAACTGGGGTCTCGACAAGACCTACAAGCACGAGAATGAGATGTTCCGCCCGTCCGGGACGACGCCGGGGCACTGGCTGGAATGGTCGCGCCTGCTCTATCAGCTCTGGGTTCTGGGACGGAAGCAGCATGGCTGGATGACCGACGCCGCGCGGAACCTGTTCCGCAGCTCGATCGATTTGGGGTGGGACAAGGTCCATGGCGGGTTCTTTTATACGCTCGACTGGAACGACCAGCCGGCCATGCGCGAAAAGCTGTGGTGGCCGGTGTCCGAGGCGATCGGCGCGGCGGCGTTCATCTCGGCCCATGACCACGAGGACTATTTCCAGAGCTGGTATCGCAAGCTCTGGGATTTTGCCGAGAACCATGTGATCGATCATGAGCGCGGCGGCTGGCTCAGCGAACTCCAGGAAGACCTGACGCCGGGCGCGCGCCTCTTCGTGGGCAAGCCGGACATTTATCACGCGCTCCAGGCCTGCCTCATTCCGCTCTATCCGTCGACAGGGAGCCTCACCCACGCGATCATCGAGGCGGACCACACCGAACGGCCGGTCCGTTAGCAGGGGTTTTACTCTTCAGGCGTCCGGAACGATCGGGCGCCCCTTTTGCGTTGTGCCCTCATCACATGGAGGCACAGCATGCATTCTCTCGAGGGCAAGGTGGCGCTGGTGACCGGCGCGGGGTCGGGCATCGGCATGGCAGCGGCATTGGCGCTGGGCAAGGCCGGCGCCAGCGTGGTGGTGATGAGCCGCACCGCAGAAGAAGTGGAAAAGACCGCCCAGGAGATTGAAGCGGCCGGTGGGCGCGCCAAGGCGATGACCGCCGACACCTCCGATGACGCGGCGATGAAGGAACTGGTCGGCACGCTGGTGAAAGAACTCGGGCGGCTCGACATCGTGGTCGCCAATGCCGGGATCAACGGCATGTGGGCGCCGATCGACGACCTCAAACCCGATGAATGGGATAAGACCATATCGGTCAATCTGCGCGGGACTTACCTGACCATTCACCACACCGTCCCCCACCTCAAGAAGGCGGGCGGCGGCTCGATCATCATCGTTTCCTCCATCAATGGCACTCGGACCTTTACCAATCCCGGCGCGACGGCCTATTCGGTGACCAAGGCCGGTCAGGTGGCGATGGCGCAGCAATTGGCGGTGGAACTGGGCGAGCACCGGATCCGGGTCAATGCGATCTGCCCGGGGGCGATCGAATCCGAGATTTCGGACAACACAGAGACGCGGAACGCCGAAAAGGCTGAAGTGCCGGTGGAGTTTCCAGAGGGGGACATTCCCCTGACCGGCGGCGAGCCGGGCAAGGCCGAAGATGTGGCCGATCTCGTGCTGTTTCTCGCCTCGGATGCGTCGCGCCATATCACCGGCTCGCCGATCTGGATCGATGGGGCGCAGAGCCTCCTGCGCTAAGCCTCAAACATTGCCAGCGGACGGGCGGAAGCGTAAAGCACGCGGAGGATTTCTTCTGCTTGTGATGTGCCATGCTTGCCCAGCCCGCCCAGCTTCCGCGCCATCTTGTCGAGAGTGCAATTCTCAATGCCCTGGCCGAAGATCTGGGACAGGCGGGGGACTTGACCAGCCAGGCGGTGTTGTCGCCTGACGCCTGGGCAGTGGCGAGCCTTTCGGCCCGGGAAGTGGGGATTATTGCCGGGCTCGACCTGGCCGCGGCGGCGTTTCGGCTGGTGGGCGACGGGGTCAGTTTCGAGCCCCAGATCACGGATGGACACCGCGTCGAGGCAGGGGGTGTCGTGGCACTGGTTTCAGGTCCCGCCCGGCTGGTGATGTCGGCGGAGCGCGTGGCGCTCAATTTCGTCAATCACCTCAGCGGCATTGCCACCCTCACAAGGCGCTATGCCGATGAAGTGGCGGGAACCCACGCAAAAATCTGCGACACGCGGAAAACCACGCCGGGGCTGCGGGCGTTCGAGAAATACGCCGTGCGCTGTGGCGGCGGCGCCAACCACCGCTTTGCGCTCAACGACGCCATCCTGATCAAGGACAATCATATTGCCGTGGCCGGCAGCGTGACGGCGGCCTACAAGGCAGCCGAGGCCTTCGCCGGGCACCTCGTCAGCATCGAGATCGAGGTGCAGACGCTGGCCGAACTGGAAGAGGCCCTGGCGGCGGGCGCCAGGATCGTGCTGCTCGACAATATGGACAATGATCTGTTGCGCCAGGCCGTGGCGATCAATGCCGGGCGCGCCAAGCTCGAGGCTTCCGGTGGGGTGCAGCTCGACCGGGTGCGCTCGATCGCCGAGACGGGGGTGGATTTCATCTCCACCAGCCAGATCACCATGGGCTCCAAGCCACTCGATCTCGGGCTCGACGTGACCATTGGCGGTGTCGAATGAGCGTATCCCTGAGCCCGGTGGCGCGCACGCTGACCGAGATCGCCGTCGAGGCGGCAATCGCCGCAGCGGATTTGATCATGGCTGTCTATGCGCGACCGATCCATGCCGTGGCAAAATCGGACGGATCGCCGGTGACGGAGGCCGATGCGGCGGCAGAGGCGATCATCATCGAGCATCTGCGCGCGACGGGCCTGCCGATACTTGGAGAGGAAAGCGTTGCCGCCGGGATCGTGCCGGTGCTGGGCGAGCGCTATTTCGTGGTCGATCCGCTGGATGGCACCAAGGAATTCATCAAGCGGAACGGCGAATTCACGGTCAATATCGCGCTGATCGAAAATGGCGCCCCGGTGATGGGTGTCGTGCTGGCGCCGGTGACGGGGGAAGTGTTCGTCGGTGACGGAGATAGCGCCTGGGCGGGATTGGTCAAGAACGGCATCGTCACGGAACGGCGCCCGATCTCGGTGAGCTGGACGGCGGGGCTGCGGATCGTGGCCAGCCGGTCCCACGGTCACGCGGCGCTGGAACAGCTTTGCCGCACGCTCGATGTCGAGACGGACGTGTCGGTCGGCTCGTCGCTGAAATTCTGCCTCCTGGCGCGCGGCGATGCGCAGCTTTACCCTCGCTTTACCCCAACTTGCGAATGGGACACGGCAGCAGGCCAGGCGGTACTGGAAGCGGCGGGGGGAAGCGTGGTAACGCTGGATGGCGCGCCCATGCGCTATGGCAAGCACGAGCTGGGGTTTCTCAACCCCTATTTCGTGGCCGCCACCAGCATGGCGCTGGCGCAGCGGGCCGCAGAGGAAATGCGTGGCCTTCTGGGCTAGTCATGCAACGAACGCTTAACTGACCTGCGAACACGTTTTCGGCCCGCAGCTTGCGCCATGCCCGCGAGGGATATATAGCCCGAGCATATATCGAACGACAATATGCCGGGATAAGCGCAATGAATGTCAGGACGCTGTGCCTGTCGATCCTCTACGAGGGCGAGGCTACGGGATATGACATACGCCGCCTGAGCGTCGAGGGCGAGTTTGCCTATTTCGTCGAAGCCAGCTTTGGCTCGATCTACCCTGCCCTGGCAAAGCTCGAGGTGGACGGGCTGGTGACGAGCCGCACCGTTCCCCAGGCGGGCAAGCCGGCCCGAAAAGTCTATTCCATCACCGATGCCGGACGCGACGCCTTCGCCGAAGAATTGCTGGGGCCGCTGGGCGATGACGTTTTCCGAAGCCCATTCCTGCTTCTGGCCCGGTTCGCCAGGATCTTGCCGGCAGAACTGGTGGAACAGCGGGCCAAGGAACATCTGGAGCGCCTGTCCGCCAGCACTCGAAAATTGACGGACCTGGCCGGTGAAGGCAGCTGCAGCCCAGCAGACCAATGGGTAATCAATTACGGACGTGCAGTATTGGGCGTTGCAGAGGACTATTTGCGCACCCATATGCACGAACTAACAAAACTAGCGAAAGCCGATCCGCGCAAAGATGCGGCGGAATAGAGGGGCGACTACTCGATGCGTGCACTGTTATCCTATGGCCTTGCCTTTCTGATCCTCGCCGGCGCGGGCGCCTGGCTGGCAACCGGAACGCTCGTTGTGGGCGGGAATGGCCCGGGCAATGGTGAAAAGCCCATCATCTCCGTCATCGAGGGCGAGGACCATGGGCCGCTGCACAATGCGCTGGCGGACGCCGGCGTGCTGGCCGAGCACCCCGAACCGGCGACCGATCCGAAGCTTTCCATCGCCGAACGCAATGTGTCGACGACCGGCGCCAATGCGCCCCTGCCCAATGTCCGCGTCCAGACCTTCACCGCCCAGCCGATGCCGCTCGAAGTGCCGTTGCGCGGGCGCACCCAGGCCAAGGCCGCCGTCACCGCCGTGGCAGAGACTGCAGGCACTGTCGACCAGGTGCATGTCAGCAAGGGTCAGCGCGTCGAGATCGGCGATCAATTGTGCACGCTCGACCAGGGCACGCGCGCCGCTGCGGTGACCCAGGCCGAAGCCGGGCTGGCACAGGCCGAGGCCGGCCTTGCCCAGGCACAGCTCAACTATGACACCAATATCGATTTGCGCTCGCGTGGCGTGGCTGCAGCCAATACCGCCAATGCGGTCGAGGTGGCGCTGAGCGGGGCAAAGGCTGCGGTGACCTCGTCGCAGGCGGCCGTCGACAATGCCAAGGCGGAACTGGCGCGCACGGAAATCCGGGCCAAGGTGCCGGGCCTCGTCCAGGATCCGCTGGCCCAGGCCGGCTCGATGCTGGCTGCGGGCAGCCCATGCGCGACCATTATCCAGCTCGACCCCATCGTCTTCACCGGCATGGTTCCCGAAGCCCATATCGGGCTTGCCAAGCTCGGGCTCGAGGCGACGATCAAGACCGTGACCGGCCAGAGCACGGAAGGCAAGGTGACCTATATCGCCTCGCGCGCCGACAACGCCACCCGCGCCTTCCCCGTCGAGATCGAGATCGCCAATAGCGATTACGCCATACGTGACGGCGTGACCGCCGAAGCCGTCGTCAATCTGGGGACGGCACCGGGGCATCTGCTGCCACAATCTGTCCTGACGCTGGACGACGATGGCATGCTGGGGGTGCGCACCGTCGAAGACGGCGTCGTGGCCTTCCACCCCGTCACCATCGTCAGCGATACCCGCCAGGGTGTCTGGGTGACCGGGCTACCGCTGGTTTCCAACGTGATCACCGTTGGCCAGGAAAGTGTGACCGCCGGACAAGCTGTTAAAGCCAGCCCGGCCGACGTGCCGGCCCAAGCGCAAGCCAGCTGAGGACAGCTCACATGCTCGACTTCATCGAAAAAGTGCTGAGGATGCCGCGGGTCGTCCTCACCGTCATGGCCATCGTGCTGGTGGCAGGCACCGGCGCCTATCTCTCCATGCCCAAGGAGAGCTTTCCGGCGATCGACGTGCCCTATCTCTACGTCTCGATATCGCAGACGGGCGTTTCTCCGCGCGACGCGGAAAACCTCCTGGCCAAGCCGGCCGAGGAAGAACTGGCGAATTTACCGGGGCTGATCAATATCAGCTCCACCTCCACCACGGGCCACGCCTCGGTCTTCCTCGAGTTCGACATCAACACGGACAAGGACCAGGCGCTTTCGGACACGCGGGCCAAGATCGACGCCATCAAGTCCAAGCTGCCCGATGACGCAACGGACCCGACCGTCAACGAAATCGACATTGTCGGCCAGCCGATCATCTCGGTCGCTGTCTATGGCACGGCGCCGGAAAAGGAACTGGTCCGCCGCGCCGAGCTGCTGCAGGACGCCATCGAAGGCATCGGCGAGGTGCGCGAAGCCAAGCTCTCGGGCGCCCGCAAGGAGCAGCTCGAAGTTCGCATCGACCTGCTGCGTCTCGAAGCCTATGGGCTGACCGCCAGCCAGCTGTTCGATGCGCTGTCGCGCAACAATATGGTGGTTCCGGGCGGCACGCTCAACACCGGACAGGGCTCGTTCAACATCGAAGTGCCCGGCCTGATCACGACCGCCGAGGACGTCTACAGCCTGCCGATCAAGACCGACGGCAACACTGTAGTCAC encodes:
- a CDS encoding efflux RND transporter periplasmic adaptor subunit is translated as MRALLSYGLAFLILAGAGAWLATGTLVVGGNGPGNGEKPIISVIEGEDHGPLHNALADAGVLAEHPEPATDPKLSIAERNVSTTGANAPLPNVRVQTFTAQPMPLEVPLRGRTQAKAAVTAVAETAGTVDQVHVSKGQRVEIGDQLCTLDQGTRAAAVTQAEAGLAQAEAGLAQAQLNYDTNIDLRSRGVAAANTANAVEVALSGAKAAVTSSQAAVDNAKAELARTEIRAKVPGLVQDPLAQAGSMLAAGSPCATIIQLDPIVFTGMVPEAHIGLAKLGLEATIKTVTGQSTEGKVTYIASRADNATRAFPVEIEIANSDYAIRDGVTAEAVVNLGTAPGHLLPQSVLTLDDDGMLGVRTVEDGVVAFHPVTIVSDTRQGVWVTGLPLVSNVITVGQESVTAGQAVKASPADVPAQAQAS
- a CDS encoding PadR family transcriptional regulator, whose amino-acid sequence is MNVRTLCLSILYEGEATGYDIRRLSVEGEFAYFVEASFGSIYPALAKLEVDGLVTSRTVPQAGKPARKVYSITDAGRDAFAEELLGPLGDDVFRSPFLLLARFARILPAELVEQRAKEHLERLSASTRKLTDLAGEGSCSPADQWVINYGRAVLGVAEDYLRTHMHELTKLAKADPRKDAAE
- the cysQ gene encoding 3'(2'),5'-bisphosphate nucleotidase CysQ; its protein translation is MSVSLSPVARTLTEIAVEAAIAAADLIMAVYARPIHAVAKSDGSPVTEADAAAEAIIIEHLRATGLPILGEESVAAGIVPVLGERYFVVDPLDGTKEFIKRNGEFTVNIALIENGAPVMGVVLAPVTGEVFVGDGDSAWAGLVKNGIVTERRPISVSWTAGLRIVASRSHGHAALEQLCRTLDVETDVSVGSSLKFCLLARGDAQLYPRFTPTCEWDTAAGQAVLEAAGGSVVTLDGAPMRYGKHELGFLNPYFVAATSMALAQRAAEEMRGLLG
- a CDS encoding SDR family NAD(P)-dependent oxidoreductase gives rise to the protein MHSLEGKVALVTGAGSGIGMAAALALGKAGASVVVMSRTAEEVEKTAQEIEAAGGRAKAMTADTSDDAAMKELVGTLVKELGRLDIVVANAGINGMWAPIDDLKPDEWDKTISVNLRGTYLTIHHTVPHLKKAGGGSIIIVSSINGTRTFTNPGATAYSVTKAGQVAMAQQLAVELGEHRIRVNAICPGAIESEISDNTETRNAEKAEVPVEFPEGDIPLTGGEPGKAEDVADLVLFLASDASRHITGSPIWIDGAQSLLR
- the nadC gene encoding carboxylating nicotinate-nucleotide diphosphorylase, giving the protein MLAQPAQLPRHLVESAILNALAEDLGQAGDLTSQAVLSPDAWAVASLSAREVGIIAGLDLAAAAFRLVGDGVSFEPQITDGHRVEAGGVVALVSGPARLVMSAERVALNFVNHLSGIATLTRRYADEVAGTHAKICDTRKTTPGLRAFEKYAVRCGGGANHRFALNDAILIKDNHIAVAGSVTAAYKAAEAFAGHLVSIEIEVQTLAELEEALAAGARIVLLDNMDNDLLRQAVAINAGRAKLEASGGVQLDRVRSIAETGVDFISTSQITMGSKPLDLGLDVTIGGVE
- a CDS encoding AGE family epimerase/isomerase, translated to MTETHFTLPKTNAGPWQKRPFHRQYLMRQTNNLFDFFEANSLNPKGGFFDLDDNGRPVQTDNAVRQIHSTTRMIHCAVIGSLIGRPGSDEIIDHGMDYLWNHHRDVRNGGYFWSLDDTGVVDGLKQAYGHAFVLLAGSSAKLVGHPLADQLIEDITQVINTRFWDEEAGAVREEFDTDWSPISSYRGQNSNMHLTEALMAAYEATGKEDYLIKAERIAQRIIRDNAVPLGHRVAEHFDENWGLDKTYKHENEMFRPSGTTPGHWLEWSRLLYQLWVLGRKQHGWMTDAARNLFRSSIDLGWDKVHGGFFYTLDWNDQPAMREKLWWPVSEAIGAAAFISAHDHEDYFQSWYRKLWDFAENHVIDHERGGWLSELQEDLTPGARLFVGKPDIYHALQACLIPLYPSTGSLTHAIIEADHTERPVR